In one Curtobacterium citreum genomic region, the following are encoded:
- a CDS encoding histidine phosphatase family protein has translation MPATRIHLVRHGEVHNPGRVLYGRLPGFGLSDLGARMAAASATAWKGAGVDVRRIVASPLQRTQESAAPWAQAYGLDVSLDERLIEPTNRYEGQRPGFTKRSLGRPTEWPWIANPFRPSWGEAYESIAGRMLAAVTTAWESVDEGDVVLVSHQLPIWTVHRKLAGEPLWHDPRKRRCDLSSITTVERVPATSSGRFTEVGYADPAHALRGSAVDEGAV, from the coding sequence ATGCCCGCGACACGGATCCACCTCGTCCGGCACGGCGAGGTCCACAACCCGGGGCGAGTGCTCTACGGCCGTCTGCCCGGCTTCGGCCTGAGCGACCTCGGCGCCCGGATGGCCGCGGCGTCGGCGACCGCGTGGAAGGGAGCCGGCGTCGATGTTCGCCGGATCGTGGCGTCCCCGCTCCAGCGCACGCAGGAGTCCGCAGCGCCGTGGGCCCAGGCCTACGGCCTCGACGTCTCGCTCGACGAGCGCCTCATCGAGCCGACGAACCGGTACGAGGGGCAGCGTCCCGGCTTCACGAAGCGGTCGCTCGGTCGCCCGACGGAGTGGCCCTGGATCGCGAACCCGTTCCGACCGAGCTGGGGCGAGGCGTACGAGTCCATCGCGGGCCGCATGCTCGCCGCCGTCACCACGGCGTGGGAGAGCGTCGACGAGGGCGACGTCGTCCTCGTGAGCCACCAGCTGCCGATCTGGACGGTGCACCGCAAGCTCGCGGGGGAGCCCCTGTGGCACGACCCGCGCAAGCGCCGGTGCGACCTGTCCAGCATCACGACCGTCGAGCGTGTGCCCGCCACCTCGTCCGGCCGCTTCACCGAGGTCGGGT